Proteins encoded within one genomic window of Xiphophorus maculatus strain JP 163 A chromosome 11, X_maculatus-5.0-male, whole genome shotgun sequence:
- the LOC102226627 gene encoding olfactory receptor 51F2-like, translating to MTSVETLPTSIFNSTFVRPAEFYLGGFYNIPHVKYYYVFLCFVYIMTVLGNGFLLSVIYLVKTLHSPKYIIVFNLAFTDLCASTALIPKLLDTFLFNRRYIVYEACLAYMFFVLLFGGIQSWTLVTMAYDRLIAICFPLRYHSIITTKAVVVILLCCWMFMVGITATLAGFINRLSFCSSIEIKSFFCDHGPIYQLACNDKSYSYILATIALIVVMCIPLILIFSSYVCIAIALSRTISREERLRALETCTSHLILVAIFFLPFVGTNVAALTSYIHPNARIINSTLTFTVPSLLNPIIYSLKTEEVRNAIKKLCRRAKMRKINAK from the coding sequence AGAGACTCTGCCTACCTCTATATTTAACTCCACATTTGTTCGACCAGCAGAGTTTTATCTTGGTGGGTTTTACAACATCCCTCATGTTAAATATTACTATGTATTCTTGTGCTTTGTGTACATCATGACTGTCCTTGGCAATGGTTTCCTCCTCTCTGTTATCTACCTGGTAAAGACTCTACATAGTCCTAAATATATAATAGTTTTCAACTTGGCTTTCACTGATCTATGTGCGAGCACTGCTCTCATCCCAAAACTCTTggacacatttttgtttaacagaAGATACATTGTTTATGAAGCCTGCTTAGCTtacatgttctttgttttattattcgGAGGCATACAGTCATGGACGCTTGTCACAATGGCATATGACAGATTAATAGCAATTTGCTTCCCATTAAGGTATCACAGCATTATAACTACAAAAGCTGTTGTTGTAATTCTGCTGTGTTGTTGGATGTTTATGGTTGGCATCACGGCAACTTTGGCTGGTTTTATTAATCGCCTCTCGTTCTGTTCATCTATAGAGATTAAAAGCTTCTTCTGTGATCATGGACCAATATATCAGCTGGCCTGTAATGATAAATCTTACAGTTACATATTGGCTACTATTGCTCTTATTGTGGTGATGTGCATTCCCCTCATTCTGATATTTAGCTCTTATGTTTGCATTGCCATCGCTTTGTCCAGGACTATTTCAAGAGAGGAAAGACTCAGAGCTTTAGAAACATGTACTTCTCACCTGATTCTTGTTgccatattttttcttccatttgtggGCACCAATGTAGCTGCACTGACTTCCTACATTCATCCAAATGCCAGAATAATAAATTCAACTTTGACATTCACAGTTCCCTCGCTGCTCAATCCTATTATTTACTCTTTGAAGACAGAAGAAGTTAGGAATGCCATTAAGAAACTTTGCAGAAGAGCTAAAATGAGGAAAATCAatgcaaaataa